The proteins below come from a single Sorghum bicolor cultivar BTx623 chromosome 4, Sorghum_bicolor_NCBIv3, whole genome shotgun sequence genomic window:
- the LOC110434531 gene encoding uncharacterized protein LOC110434531 → MSTLATRPVDTTKSALWRNESFVRSIMAIWCARRRGDAARALTRRFPALASSPVRARLSPALILLLRTGKVGLFPLPLADSSGPNPKSFIRPQSIHRHEPLHPPSWSSKQIRAGQGKCAAAALDARFASAAAAPSAPLMDRLLPLVNPSPMQQQHLQHLQVLKPQVFLLGGQVHLDDAVEPDAFWRSFARTIETYLRRYMEMMPCKLTILLLCIS, encoded by the exons ATGTCTACGCTAGCAACGAGGCCGGTTGACACCACCAAATCCGCACTATGGAGAAACGAGTCGTTTGTTCGCTCAATAATGGCGATATGGTGTGCCCGCCGCCGCGGTGATGCCGCGCGTGCGCTCACCCGCCGATTTCCTGCGCTGGCTTCCTCTCCCGTGCGCGCTCGCCTTTCTCCGGCGCTTATTCTTCTTCTGCGCACGGGCAAGGTCGGCCTTTTCCCCTTGCCGCTCGCCGATTCATCCGGCCCCAATCCCAAATCCTTCATTCGGCCCCAATCCATCCATCGCCATGAACCCCTCCATCCACCATCTTGGAGCTCCAAGCAAatcagggcagggcagggcaagTGTGCTGCTGCGGCCCTTGATGCCCGATTTGCATCGGCCGCTGCCGCTCCCAGTGCCCCTCTGATGGATCGACTTCTTCCGCTGGTGAATCCATCGCCCATGCAGCAACAACATCTCCAACACTTGCAAGTCTTGAAGCCGCAGGTTTTCCTGCTTGGTGGTCAAGTTCATCTCG ATGATGCTGTGGAACCTGATGCCTTCTGGAGAAGTTTTGCAAGAACTATTGAAACCTACCTGAGACGATATATGGAGATGATGCCGTGCAAGCTTACTATTTTACTACTATGCATATCATGA